The Spinacia oleracea cultivar Varoflay chromosome 2, BTI_SOV_V1, whole genome shotgun sequence DNA segment GAAGGTGAGGAGGGGGATTGTGCTGATAAAGGGTAATGAACATCTGTAGCTGGAATGTGAGGGGTATGAATGACCCCAGTAAGGTTGGAGATATTAAGAACTTTGTTAATGTCAATAAAATCAGTGTAGTTGCTCTCATTGAGACTAGAGTAAAGTTGAAGAATAGTAGCAAACTCCAGAATAAGTTTGGGGCTCAGTGGCATTGGGTTTCTAACTATGATCATTCTGATAGGGGGAGAATATGGATTGGTTGGAAGCATAGGGTGGTAACACTTACAGTGGTGTACAAGTCTGAACAGATTATTCATGGGATAGTGTCAGCTAATTCAGCTAATTTCACTTATGGTTTTACAGCAGTGTATGGTCTTCATTCCATTGAAACCAGAAGATCATTGTGGAGAGAATTAAGTAGTTTAAGTGCCCTTAATAATCTAGCTTGGTTGGTGATGGGGGATTTTAATTCTTTTCTCTATTCTAGGGATAGAGTGAATGGCAATTCAGTCACTAATGCAGAAACTATTGATTTTGAAACCTGTTTGAGTCAGACTGATCTCACAGAACTCAAAAGCTGTGGACATTTTTATTCTTGGTATAAGGGGCATGAGGTGCATAGAATTAGTTCAAGAATTGATAGAGCTTTTGGCAATTCCTGTTGGCATGGTACTTACTCTGATGTGGTGGTTGATTACATGAATCCTGGGTTGTCAGATCACACTCCTCTGGTGATGAATTATAAGGTGAATATGAAGAAGGGAGGTAGACCATTCAAGTTCTTTAATTACATGGCAGATCATCCCCAGTTTTTGCAAGCTGTGCAGAAAGGTTGGGAGAAGAACCAAACAACTTCAACAATGCAAAATGTATGGAGCAAACTTAAAGCAGTTAAAGTAGAACATAAAGCTCTACACAAACAGGAATTTGCTCAATTAGAAACTAACATTGAGAAATGCAGAAGGGACTTGGAAATGGCTCAATCTATTAGCATTGCTAATCCTGATGATAGTGTTGCTCAGGAAAAGGAGACAGAGTGTGTGGCAAAGCTTAAATTGTTTCTGAAAGTT contains these protein-coding regions:
- the LOC110798779 gene encoding uncharacterized protein — protein: MNICSWNVRGMNDPSKVGDIKNFVNVNKISVVALIETRVKLKNSSKLQNKFGAQWHWVSNYDHSDRGRIWIGWKHRVVTLTVVYKSEQIIHGIVSANSANFTYGFTAVYGLHSIETRRSLWRELSSLSALNNLAWLVMGDFNSFLYSRDRVNGNSVTNAETIDFETCLSQTDLTELKSCGHFYSWYKGHEVHRISSRIDRAFGNSCWHGTYSDVVVDYMNPGLSDHTPLVMNYKVNMKKGGRPFKFFNYMADHPQFLQAVQKGWEKNQTTSTMQNVWSKLKAVKVEHKALHKQEFAQLETNIEKCRRDLEMAQSISIANPDDSVAQEKETECVAKLKLFLKVQESAYRQKSRI